ACAAGCAAAAAAGATGGGGTTTGATTTTTTCCAAGGTTACTTTTTCTGTAAACCTGAGATTGTTGAGCAAAATGATATCGATAATAACCATTCAACGATTTTGGCGCTCTACAAGGAGGTGCTAAAAGCTGATCTCAATTACTGCACTATATCTGAGTATTTTGAGCATGATACTGCCCTAGCCTATAAATTATTGCGATTTATAAACAGTGGGTTATTTCCTTTGAATGATCCTATTGATTCACTCAAGCAAGCACTAATTTATTTAGGAGAAGAGCAAGTTAAAAAATTTGTTTGTTTGATTTTGACCGCCCATCTGGCTCAAAATAAACCCTCAGAGTTGACTGAATTATCGATTATTCGAGCGCGGTTTTGTGAGTTAGTGGCACTTAAAGTCGCACCCGCAAGTAGCGGCAGCGCGTTTTTACTTGGGTTGTTTTCACTCATTGATGCCATTTTGGATAAGCCAATGGACGATATTGCGCACTCTTTACCAATCAATGAAGACGTCCAAGCGGGATTATTAGCAAAACCTGGCGTACTGACCACTATCCTCAATTTAATTAAAGCTTATGAATCAGGAAGTTGGTGGGCCTCTAAAAAAGCATGCCAACAAGCGCGTTTAGCTGAAGACGCTTTGCCGCAGTATTATCAACAAGCCATTGCTTGGGCAGATGCTTACAAGCAATAAGACTGTTTTATCCACTCTTAAAACTGTAAACCCCCTTTACAGTGTCATAAAAATGCCATTATCTTTTTTTACTATGCGGCCTAACTTTTAGGAACGAGGATTAACAGGGTGGATAATCAAAATAATGCACATGTTTCAGAACATGAAGTCGAACTATTGAGCTTATTTAAATCATTGCAACAACTATCACATAACCAATTTGAAATTACGATTTCGAGTGAAAAAATGTTGGTAGATGATGAATACCGAAACTTGGTTTTTACAGAGTTGTATGAACTCAATCATCCTGAATTTACCGTTATCATTGACCGCTGCCGTGCGTTGTATAATCAAATCAATGCCGAAGCAGTGATGCACTCTTCGGCACAAGAGGTCATGGCGAAACAATCCTCCGTTGATAACAAATCGATTTTAATGATGGCCTCTGGAGTGATTTTATTATTACTCATGATGGTGTTTTATTTCTTTTTTTCTGAGCCGAGTACTTCGACTGAGAATATGGTGCCAACAACCTCCCCGACTCTCCAGCCTGTGGCGACAACAAGCGCACAAACCGCTCCTGCTTCGCAGCTATCTTTGCCTGTTGTCGCTGAGCCATCAGCTCAAGCGAAAACCGCTTTTACCTTACATGGCTCTAATACCATAGGTGAAAAACTAGCTCCGGCACTAATCGAAGCATACTTAACCACACTCGGTGCAAAAAATTTAGTGTGGAAGCAAGGTGACAACGCTGTTGAACGCGCGGTCGAGTACACCTTAAATGGGGAAGCATTAAAGATTAACTTACAAGCACATGGCTCAACGACAGCATTCAAAGGGCTTGCTGGCGGAATGGCCGATATCGGTATG
This Pseudoalteromonas ulvae UL12 DNA region includes the following protein-coding sequences:
- a CDS encoding EAL and HDOD domain-containing protein, yielding MKVYTARQAIFNRKQQVVAYELLFRDGQNNAFPNVESNQATAKLMLDSQFNQGLKAITSGKKALINFPEQALLDQLPSLLPADLVIIEILEDVRPSEQVYQACLSLFQQGYKLALDDFEYQSAWQPFLKICRLVKIDIMATPLNTIGPLILKLKALPKMKILAEKVETYEEFEQAKKMGFDFFQGYFFCKPEIVEQNDIDNNHSTILALYKEVLKADLNYCTISEYFEHDTALAYKLLRFINSGLFPLNDPIDSLKQALIYLGEEQVKKFVCLILTAHLAQNKPSELTELSIIRARFCELVALKVAPASSGSAFLLGLFSLIDAILDKPMDDIAHSLPINEDVQAGLLAKPGVLTTILNLIKAYESGSWWASKKACQQARLAEDALPQYYQQAIAWADAYKQ